In Calditrichota bacterium, one genomic interval encodes:
- a CDS encoding molecular chaperone DnaJ (chaperone Hsp40; co-chaperone with DnaK; Participates actively in the response to hyperosmotic and heat shock by preventing the aggregation of stress-denatured proteins and by disaggregating proteins, also in an autonomous, dnaK-independent fashion) — protein DHFRSVFGGAFGGDVFGRGGGTRGRSTPKGADLSIELSLTLEEIAEGTTKKVKVRFQKPCDTCNGSGSRDGRVEVCPRCNGSGKVRHVADSFFGRVVNVTTCSLCGGEGRVAREACPTCSGQGLVRDEKTIQVRVPPGVASGNYLRLSGEGNAAPRGGRAGDILVHFVETEHDLFTRHGDDVLYEMEITYPQAVLGDAFDVPTLGGNVRLTIPPGTPPGKLFRLKGKGIAHLNSPGRGDQIVRVTIHVPKKVGARERKLLEELAGPSTGGVDDDKPFFHKVKDIFR, from the coding sequence TGACCATTTTCGGTCGGTCTTCGGAGGCGCCTTTGGCGGGGATGTCTTCGGGCGGGGTGGAGGCACTCGCGGCCGCAGCACACCCAAAGGCGCAGATCTTAGCATTGAATTGTCTCTTACCCTTGAAGAGATCGCTGAAGGGACAACTAAGAAGGTCAAGGTGCGTTTCCAGAAGCCGTGCGACACCTGCAACGGCAGCGGTTCGCGCGACGGCCGGGTGGAGGTCTGTCCGCGCTGCAACGGCTCAGGCAAAGTGCGCCACGTCGCCGACTCCTTCTTCGGACGCGTCGTCAATGTAACGACCTGCTCGCTCTGCGGCGGTGAAGGCCGGGTGGCTCGCGAGGCGTGTCCAACCTGCAGCGGCCAGGGGCTCGTGCGCGACGAGAAGACCATCCAGGTTCGCGTCCCACCGGGGGTTGCATCAGGCAATTACCTTCGTCTTTCCGGAGAGGGCAACGCCGCGCCACGCGGCGGCCGGGCGGGCGACATCCTCGTTCACTTTGTCGAAACCGAGCACGACCTTTTTACCCGGCATGGCGACGACGTGCTCTATGAAATGGAGATCACATACCCTCAAGCGGTGCTTGGCGACGCTTTCGACGTTCCGACACTGGGCGGCAACGTTCGTCTCACGATACCGCCCGGGACGCCGCCCGGCAAACTCTTCCGTCTGAAAGGCAAGGGGATTGCTCATCTCAACAGCCCCGGACGCGGCGACCAGATCGTCCGGGTTACCATCCACGTCCCTAAGAAAGTAGGCGCACGGGAACGCAAGTTGCTCGAGGAGTTAGCCGGCCCGAGCACCGGCGGCGTCGATGACGACAAACCCTTCTTTCACAAAGTGAAGGATATCTTCCGGTAG
- a CDS encoding ComEA family DNA-binding protein — translation MSIGGRIREWRNNVIGAWRGLAFTTIERRAIQVLIAMILIGSTLRYLRERRLAEGLTLIASEAAADSVQRSQETSPSLSGQAASREAIDLNRADATDLESLPGIGPKKAALILELRSRRGGFRSVDELKDVKGIGAKTLERLKPLVTLGRVE, via the coding sequence ATGAGCATCGGGGGTCGAATCCGGGAGTGGCGAAACAACGTTATCGGCGCCTGGCGAGGTCTGGCGTTCACTACCATCGAGCGACGGGCGATTCAGGTGCTGATTGCGATGATCCTCATTGGATCAACTTTGCGTTATCTTCGCGAGCGGCGACTGGCAGAAGGTCTGACACTCATTGCTTCCGAAGCCGCGGCAGATTCGGTGCAGAGGTCGCAGGAAACGTCGCCCTCACTTTCCGGGCAGGCAGCCTCGCGAGAGGCTATCGACCTGAACCGCGCCGATGCGACGGATCTTGAGTCTTTGCCCGGCATCGGGCCGAAGAAGGCAGCGCTTATACTGGAGTTGCGATCCAGACGAGGCGGGTTCAGGTCGGTGGATGAATTGAAAGACGTCAAGGGCATCGGCGCCAAGACGTTGGAGCGACTGAAGCCGCTGGTTACTTTGGGAAGGGTTGAATGA